From Tripterygium wilfordii isolate XIE 37 chromosome 13, ASM1340144v1, whole genome shotgun sequence, the proteins below share one genomic window:
- the LOC120012075 gene encoding DNA repair protein RAD5B-like isoform X2 yields the protein MEVMVKEEETIQLITAVLGSVPESGVCGDILQSSNNSEAKHVIDDRGIPSITKTVTGTGVRISAFVNNEIEEPESLHGLKLEIAVKEEPDLGFESIVSVKEHVGLQSAEQLVPDTEDSMAVDEVPPLSIVTVKEEPGLDSESKVFETREVVMEPEQLVTKTEESYGPVEVLSISIVTVKEEPGLGSESKVSETTEVVMETEKQLATKTEESSRPEEVLPLSIVTVKEEHYLGSEMVSVKEEIDIESLKQILPLSVVEAMPEEECLKTENKQHEKPKETEPEMTKKQPDGSNKPLLPQKSIKDMTFEEYCMFIENRDKGQKVNAKGKGVPQLGLQRKSSTWNIRDCWLRDQSLEDGDFQLEDDWHLVGRTIVTGICTTKGWKLVDNEIVHFAFPSAHSHYNAQWIVRFSTKRFGEIGRLPMEWGKCLVPLVSSSKVKVLGRCIFAPSTLHMMQEIMLYVSFFIHQSIFTEGDTSTWRLDSPSKIDSTIHPLLTLFKFLKLKPCQKAEFTPEELDSRKRSLNLEQDDTDAAAMLPIVKRRMGCQQYPEQSKDEQAISESSLNKIVGTAEVYNLEEMEPPSTLMCELRPYQKQALYWMSESEQGIDVERAAKTLHPCWAAYRICDERASSIYVNIFSGEATTQFPTATQMARGGILADAMGLGKTVMTIALILARPGRGSSHNQELVLRAADDAGNSKGKNGARVNTPSKANGGTLIVCPMALLGQWKDELETHSERETLSVFVHYGGDRTNNPMVISGYDVVLTTYGVLTASYKNDGECSIYHMVDWYRVVLDEAHTIKSWKTQGAQAAFTLSSHCRWCLTGTPLQNNLEDLYSLLCFLHVEPWCNWAWWNKLIQRPYENNDPRGLRLVKAILRPLMLRRTKDTVDKEGRPILVLPPIDIKIIECEQSEAEHDFYDALFRRSKVQFDQFVAQGKVLHNYANILELLLRLRQCCNHPFLVMSRADSQQYADLNKLARRFVEVNFESSTPRQGAPTQAYIEEVVEDIRRGENKECPICLEYADDPVLTPCAHRMCRECLLTSWRTPITGLCPICRTLLKKTELITCPTESKFRVDVERNWKESSKVSKLLECLEKIKRSGSGEKSIIFSQWTSFFDLLEIPLQRRGIGFLRFDGKLVQKQRERVLKEFSETNEKMVLLMSLRAGGVGLNLTVASNVFLMDPWWNPAVEEQAIMRIHRIGQKRRVHVRRFIVKDTVEERMQQVQARKQRMIAGALTDEEVRSARIEELKMLFR from the exons ATGGAGGTCATggttaaagaagaagaaaccatCCAACTGATCACGGCTGTACTCGGATCTGTTCCCGAATCAGGTGTTTGCGGTGACATTCTTCAATCTAGCAACAACTCGGAGGCAAAACACGTCATCGACGATCGTGGCATTCCGAGCATCACGAAAACGGTCACCGGTACCGGGGTTCGGATATCAGCCTTCGTCAACAATGAAATCGAAGAACCGGAGTCGCTCCATGGGCTCAAGCTGGAGATCGCAGTAAAGGAAGAGCCGGATTTGGGGTTCGAGAGTATTGTCTCAGTGAAGGAACATGTAGGTTTGCAGTCGGCGGAACAGTTAGTGCCCGATACAGAGGACTCAATGGCTGTAGATGAGGTTCCCCCTTTATCGATTGTAACGGTGAAGGAAGAACCCGGTTTGGATTCTGAAAGTAAGGTGTTCGAGACGAGAGAAGTTGTTATGGAGCCTGAACAATTGGTGACCAAAACGGAGGAATCTTATGGGCCCGTGGAGGTTCTTTCAATATCGATTGTGACGGTAAAGGAAGAACCCGGTTTGGGTTCTGAAAGTAAGGTATCCGAGACGACAGAAGTTGTTATGGAGACTGAGAAACAATTGGCGACCAAAACGGAGGAATCTTCTAGGCCGGAAGAGGTTCTTCCATTATCGATTGTGACAGTAAAGGAAGAACATTATTTGGGGTCCGAGATGGTCTCTGTTAAGGAAGAAATAGATATTGAGTCTCTGAAACAAATATTACCATTATCGGTTGTTGAAGCTATGCCGGAGGAGGAATGTCTCAAAACGGAAAACAAGCAACATGAGAAGCCAAAAGAAACAGAGCCTGAAATGACGAAGAAGCAGCCTGATGGTAGCAATAAGCCACTGTTACCTCAAAAGAGTATCAAGGATATGACATTTGAAGAGTATTGTATGTTCATAGAAAACAGAGATAAGGGGCAAAAGGTGAATGCCAAAGGGAAAGGAGTACCTCAGTTGGGGCTTCAGAGGAAGTCAAGCACATGGAACATACGTGATTGCTGGTTGAGGGATCAATCCCTGGAGGATGGGGATTTCCAACTGGAGGATGACTGGCATCTTGTGGGGCGTACTATAGTTACCGGCATCTGCACCACAAAGGGCTGGAAACTGGTAGACAATGAGATTGTACACTTTGCTTTCCCTTCTGCTCATTCGCATTATAATGCGCAGTGGATTGTTCGTTTCTCTACCAAAAGATTCGGAGAG ATTGGGAGACTGCCAATGGAATGGGGTAAATGTCTTGTTCCGcttgtttcttcttcaaagGTGAAGGTTCTTGGTAGATGTATATTTGCTCCTTCAACCCTTCATATGATGCAGGAAATCATGCTATATGTAAG CTTCTTTATACACCAGTCAATATTCACTGAAGGTGATACGTCTACATGGAGATTGGATTCCCCCTCAAAAATTGACTCCACGATCCATCCTCTCCTCACCCtattcaaatttttaaaattaaaaccatGTCAGAAG GCTGAATTCACTCCAGAAGAGCTTGATTCTCGGAAACGCTCACTGAATCTTGAG CAGGATGATACAGATGCTGCAGCAATGTTGCCTATAGTTAAACGAAGGATGGGTTGCCAGCAGTATCCAGAACAATCCAAAGACGAACAAGCTATTTCAGAATCATCTCTGAATAAGATTGTTGGCACTGCAGAAGTGTACAACTTGGAG GAGATGGAACCCCCAAGTACACTCATGTGTGAACTAAGGCCCTACCAGAAACAAGCCCTCTATTGGATGTCGGAATCAGAGCAGGGGATTGATGTTGAAAGAGCAGCAAAAACTCTTCATCCATGCTGGGCAGCATATCGTATATGTGACGA GAGGGCTTCTTCAATATATGTGAATATATTTTCAGGGGAAGCAACTACTCAATTTCCCACTGCCACACAAATGGCAAGAGGAGGG ATTTTAGCGGATGCTATGGGTCTTGGGAAGACTGTTATGACAATAGCTCTAATACTTGCAAGGCCAGGCAGAGGAAGCTCTCATAACCAAGAACTCGTCTTGAGAGCAGCAGATGATGCAGGAAACTCGAAAGGAAAAAATGGTGCTCGTGTGAACACTCCATCTAAAGCAAATGGTGGTACTCTTATTGTTTGTCCCATGGCTTTGTTAGGCCAATGGAAG GATGAGCTTGAAACCCATTCAGAGAGGGAAACTCTTTCCGTTTTTGTTCATTATGGTGGAGATAGAACCAATAACCCCATGGTGATATCAGGATATGATGTGGTTTTGACAACATATGGTGTCTTAACCGCCTCTTACAAAAAT GATGGAGAGTGCAGCATTTATCATATGGTTGATTGGTATAGGGTGGTGTTAGATGAAGCTCATACCATTAAATCCTGGAAGACTCAGGGTGCCCAGGCTGCCTTTACCTTGTCCTCTCACTGCCGGTGGTGTCTGACAGGAACCCCGCTTCAG AATAATTTGGAAGACCTCTACAGCCTTCTATGCTTCTTGCATGTGGAACCTTGGTGCAACTGGGCATG GTGGAATAAATTGATTCAAAGGCCTTACGAAAATAATGATCCAAGAGGACTGAGGTTGGTTAAGGCTATTTTAAGGCCACTGATGTTAAGAAGAACTAAGGATACAGTGGATAAAGAAGGAAG GCCCATACTTGTCCTCCCTCCCATCGATATCAAGATCATTGAGTGTGAACAATCCGAAGCTGAACATGACTTTTATGATGCCTTGTTCAGAAGATCCAAA GTCCAGTTTGATCAATTTGTTGCACAAGGGAAGGTTCTTCACAACTATGCCAATATCCTTGAGCTACTACTGCGTTTGAGGCAGTGTTGCAACCACCCATTTCTTGTTATGAG TCGAGCGGATTCACAACAGTATGCAGACTTGAACAAACTCGCAAGAAGGTTTGTGGAAGTGAATTTTGAGTCATCTACTCCAAGGCAGGGAGCCCCAACCCAAGCATACATTGAGGAGGTTGTTGAGGATATCCGTAGGGGTGAAAACAAGGAGTGCCCAATATGCCTAGAGTATGCAGATGATCCTGTACTCACACCATGTGCTCATAGAATGTGCAGAGAATGTCTTCTCACCAGTTGGAGGACCCCAATAACCGGGCTATGCCCTATTTGCCGTACATTGTTAAAGAAAACCGAACTCATTACATGCCCAACAGAAAGCAAGTTTCGAGTAGATGTTGAGAGAAACTGGAAGGAGTCTTCAAAGGTTTCAAAGCTCTTGGAATGCTTGGAAAAAATTAAACGGTCAGGTTCTGGTGAAAAGAGTATTATTTTTAGTCAGTGGACATCATTTTTTGATCTCCTGGAAATTCCATTGCAGAGGAGAGGGATCGGATTCTTAAGATTTGATGGGAAACTGGTGCAGAAGCAGAGGGAAAGGGTTTTGAAGGAGTTCAGTGAAACCAATGAAAAAATG GTGTTGTTGATGTCTTTGAGAGCTGGTGGTGTGGGCTTGAACTTAACTGTAGCTTCAAATGTATTTTTGATG GATCCCTGGTGGAATCCTGCTGTAGAGGAGCAAGCAATCATGCGAATCCATCGCATTGGACAAAAGCGAAGAGTACATGTTAGAAGATTCATTGTCAAG GACACAGTGGAGGAGAGAATGCAGCAGGTCCAGGCAAGGAAGCAACGCATGATTGCGGGCGCCTTGACTGATGAGGAGGTTCGATCAGCCAGGATTGAAGAGCTCAAAATGTTATTTAGATAA
- the LOC120012075 gene encoding DNA repair protein RAD5B-like isoform X4, which produces MEVMVKEEETIQLITAVLGSVPESGVCGDILQSSNNSEAKHVIDDRGIPSITKTVTGTGVRISAFVNNEIEEPESLHGLKLEIAVKEEPDLGFESIVSVKEHVGLQSAEQLVPDTEDSMAVDEVPPLSIVTVKEEPGLDSESKVFETREVVMEPEQLVTKTEESYGPVEVLSISIVTVKEEPGLGSESKVSETTEVVMETEKQLATKTEESSRPEEVLPLSIVTVKEEHYLGSEMVSVKEEIDIESLKQILPLSVVEAMPEEECLKTENKQHEKPKETEPEMTKKQPDGSNKPLLPQKSIKDMTFEEYCMFIENRDKGQKVNAKGKGVPQLGLQRKSSTWNIRDCWLRDQSLEDGDFQLEDDWHLVGRTIVTGICTTKGWKLVDNEIVHFAFPSAHSHYNAQWIVRFSTKRFGEIGRLPMEWGKCLVPLVSSSKVKVLGRCIFAPSTLHMMQEIMLYVSFFIHQSIFTEGDTSTWRLDSPSKIDSTIHPLLTLFKFLKLKPCQKAEFTPEELDSRKRSLNLEDDTDAAAMLPIVKRRMGCQQYPEQSKDEQAISESSLNKIVGTAEVYNLEEMEPPSTLMCELRPYQKQALYWMSESEQGIDVERAAKTLHPCWAAYRICDERASSIYVNIFSGEATTQFPTATQMARGGILADAMGLGKTVMTIALILARPGRGSSHNQELVLRAADDAGNSKGKNGARVNTPSKANGGTLIVCPMALLGQWKDELETHSERETLSVFVHYGGDRTNNPMVISGYDVVLTTYGVLTASYKNDGECSIYHMVDWYRVVLDEAHTIKSWKTQGAQAAFTLSSHCRWCLTGTPLQNNLEDLYSLLCFLHVEPWCNWAWWNKLIQRPYENNDPRGLRLVKAILRPLMLRRTKDTVDKEGRPILVLPPIDIKIIECEQSEAEHDFYDALFRRSKVQFDQFVAQGKVLHNYANILELLLRLRQCCNHPFLVMSRADSQQYADLNKLARRFVEVNFESSTPRQGAPTQAYIEEVVEDIRRGENKECPICLEYADDPVLTPCAHRMCRECLLTSWRTPITGLCPICRTLLKKTELITCPTESKFRVDVERNWKESSKVSKLLECLEKIKRSGSGEKSIIFSQWTSFFDLLEIPLQRRGIGFLRFDGKLVQKQRERVLKEFSETNEKMVLLMSLRAGGVGLNLTVASNVFLMDPWWNPAVEEQAIMRIHRIGQKRRVHVRRFIVKDTVEERMQQVQARKQRMIAGALTDEEVRSARIEELKMLFR; this is translated from the exons ATGGAGGTCATggttaaagaagaagaaaccatCCAACTGATCACGGCTGTACTCGGATCTGTTCCCGAATCAGGTGTTTGCGGTGACATTCTTCAATCTAGCAACAACTCGGAGGCAAAACACGTCATCGACGATCGTGGCATTCCGAGCATCACGAAAACGGTCACCGGTACCGGGGTTCGGATATCAGCCTTCGTCAACAATGAAATCGAAGAACCGGAGTCGCTCCATGGGCTCAAGCTGGAGATCGCAGTAAAGGAAGAGCCGGATTTGGGGTTCGAGAGTATTGTCTCAGTGAAGGAACATGTAGGTTTGCAGTCGGCGGAACAGTTAGTGCCCGATACAGAGGACTCAATGGCTGTAGATGAGGTTCCCCCTTTATCGATTGTAACGGTGAAGGAAGAACCCGGTTTGGATTCTGAAAGTAAGGTGTTCGAGACGAGAGAAGTTGTTATGGAGCCTGAACAATTGGTGACCAAAACGGAGGAATCTTATGGGCCCGTGGAGGTTCTTTCAATATCGATTGTGACGGTAAAGGAAGAACCCGGTTTGGGTTCTGAAAGTAAGGTATCCGAGACGACAGAAGTTGTTATGGAGACTGAGAAACAATTGGCGACCAAAACGGAGGAATCTTCTAGGCCGGAAGAGGTTCTTCCATTATCGATTGTGACAGTAAAGGAAGAACATTATTTGGGGTCCGAGATGGTCTCTGTTAAGGAAGAAATAGATATTGAGTCTCTGAAACAAATATTACCATTATCGGTTGTTGAAGCTATGCCGGAGGAGGAATGTCTCAAAACGGAAAACAAGCAACATGAGAAGCCAAAAGAAACAGAGCCTGAAATGACGAAGAAGCAGCCTGATGGTAGCAATAAGCCACTGTTACCTCAAAAGAGTATCAAGGATATGACATTTGAAGAGTATTGTATGTTCATAGAAAACAGAGATAAGGGGCAAAAGGTGAATGCCAAAGGGAAAGGAGTACCTCAGTTGGGGCTTCAGAGGAAGTCAAGCACATGGAACATACGTGATTGCTGGTTGAGGGATCAATCCCTGGAGGATGGGGATTTCCAACTGGAGGATGACTGGCATCTTGTGGGGCGTACTATAGTTACCGGCATCTGCACCACAAAGGGCTGGAAACTGGTAGACAATGAGATTGTACACTTTGCTTTCCCTTCTGCTCATTCGCATTATAATGCGCAGTGGATTGTTCGTTTCTCTACCAAAAGATTCGGAGAG ATTGGGAGACTGCCAATGGAATGGGGTAAATGTCTTGTTCCGcttgtttcttcttcaaagGTGAAGGTTCTTGGTAGATGTATATTTGCTCCTTCAACCCTTCATATGATGCAGGAAATCATGCTATATGTAAG CTTCTTTATACACCAGTCAATATTCACTGAAGGTGATACGTCTACATGGAGATTGGATTCCCCCTCAAAAATTGACTCCACGATCCATCCTCTCCTCACCCtattcaaatttttaaaattaaaaccatGTCAGAAG GCTGAATTCACTCCAGAAGAGCTTGATTCTCGGAAACGCTCACTGAATCTTGAG GATGATACAGATGCTGCAGCAATGTTGCCTATAGTTAAACGAAGGATGGGTTGCCAGCAGTATCCAGAACAATCCAAAGACGAACAAGCTATTTCAGAATCATCTCTGAATAAGATTGTTGGCACTGCAGAAGTGTACAACTTGGAG GAGATGGAACCCCCAAGTACACTCATGTGTGAACTAAGGCCCTACCAGAAACAAGCCCTCTATTGGATGTCGGAATCAGAGCAGGGGATTGATGTTGAAAGAGCAGCAAAAACTCTTCATCCATGCTGGGCAGCATATCGTATATGTGACGA GAGGGCTTCTTCAATATATGTGAATATATTTTCAGGGGAAGCAACTACTCAATTTCCCACTGCCACACAAATGGCAAGAGGAGGG ATTTTAGCGGATGCTATGGGTCTTGGGAAGACTGTTATGACAATAGCTCTAATACTTGCAAGGCCAGGCAGAGGAAGCTCTCATAACCAAGAACTCGTCTTGAGAGCAGCAGATGATGCAGGAAACTCGAAAGGAAAAAATGGTGCTCGTGTGAACACTCCATCTAAAGCAAATGGTGGTACTCTTATTGTTTGTCCCATGGCTTTGTTAGGCCAATGGAAG GATGAGCTTGAAACCCATTCAGAGAGGGAAACTCTTTCCGTTTTTGTTCATTATGGTGGAGATAGAACCAATAACCCCATGGTGATATCAGGATATGATGTGGTTTTGACAACATATGGTGTCTTAACCGCCTCTTACAAAAAT GATGGAGAGTGCAGCATTTATCATATGGTTGATTGGTATAGGGTGGTGTTAGATGAAGCTCATACCATTAAATCCTGGAAGACTCAGGGTGCCCAGGCTGCCTTTACCTTGTCCTCTCACTGCCGGTGGTGTCTGACAGGAACCCCGCTTCAG AATAATTTGGAAGACCTCTACAGCCTTCTATGCTTCTTGCATGTGGAACCTTGGTGCAACTGGGCATG GTGGAATAAATTGATTCAAAGGCCTTACGAAAATAATGATCCAAGAGGACTGAGGTTGGTTAAGGCTATTTTAAGGCCACTGATGTTAAGAAGAACTAAGGATACAGTGGATAAAGAAGGAAG GCCCATACTTGTCCTCCCTCCCATCGATATCAAGATCATTGAGTGTGAACAATCCGAAGCTGAACATGACTTTTATGATGCCTTGTTCAGAAGATCCAAA GTCCAGTTTGATCAATTTGTTGCACAAGGGAAGGTTCTTCACAACTATGCCAATATCCTTGAGCTACTACTGCGTTTGAGGCAGTGTTGCAACCACCCATTTCTTGTTATGAG TCGAGCGGATTCACAACAGTATGCAGACTTGAACAAACTCGCAAGAAGGTTTGTGGAAGTGAATTTTGAGTCATCTACTCCAAGGCAGGGAGCCCCAACCCAAGCATACATTGAGGAGGTTGTTGAGGATATCCGTAGGGGTGAAAACAAGGAGTGCCCAATATGCCTAGAGTATGCAGATGATCCTGTACTCACACCATGTGCTCATAGAATGTGCAGAGAATGTCTTCTCACCAGTTGGAGGACCCCAATAACCGGGCTATGCCCTATTTGCCGTACATTGTTAAAGAAAACCGAACTCATTACATGCCCAACAGAAAGCAAGTTTCGAGTAGATGTTGAGAGAAACTGGAAGGAGTCTTCAAAGGTTTCAAAGCTCTTGGAATGCTTGGAAAAAATTAAACGGTCAGGTTCTGGTGAAAAGAGTATTATTTTTAGTCAGTGGACATCATTTTTTGATCTCCTGGAAATTCCATTGCAGAGGAGAGGGATCGGATTCTTAAGATTTGATGGGAAACTGGTGCAGAAGCAGAGGGAAAGGGTTTTGAAGGAGTTCAGTGAAACCAATGAAAAAATG GTGTTGTTGATGTCTTTGAGAGCTGGTGGTGTGGGCTTGAACTTAACTGTAGCTTCAAATGTATTTTTGATG GATCCCTGGTGGAATCCTGCTGTAGAGGAGCAAGCAATCATGCGAATCCATCGCATTGGACAAAAGCGAAGAGTACATGTTAGAAGATTCATTGTCAAG GACACAGTGGAGGAGAGAATGCAGCAGGTCCAGGCAAGGAAGCAACGCATGATTGCGGGCGCCTTGACTGATGAGGAGGTTCGATCAGCCAGGATTGAAGAGCTCAAAATGTTATTTAGATAA